In Gossypium raimondii isolate GPD5lz chromosome 12, ASM2569854v1, whole genome shotgun sequence, a single window of DNA contains:
- the LOC105763197 gene encoding uncharacterized protein LOC105763197, protein MAQQAVQKNTLYVGGLAEEVNETILHAAFIPFGDIKDVKTPLDQATQKHRSFGFVTFLEKEDAAAAMDNMDGAELYGRVLTVNYALPERIKGGEQGWAAQPIWADADTWFERQQQEEEMQRIQAENQAAMRAAEELHRKKMAEERQGEKEDETEMKDDPMARAEAEVSKQNN, encoded by the exons ATGGCACAGCAAGCAGTGCAGAAGAACACGTTGTACGTGGGAGGACTAGCAGAGGAAGTGAATGAAACAATCCTCCATGCAGCTTTCATCCCCTTTGGAGACATAAAGGACGTCAAGACTCCATTAGATCAGGCCACTCAAAAGCACCGCTCCTTTGGCTTCGTTACCTTCTTGGAGAAAGAGGATGCTGCTGCTGCCATGGACAACATGGATGGGGCTGAGCTCTATGGTCGAGTCCTCACTGTCAACTACGCCCTCCCTGAGCGGATCAAGGGTGGTGAGCAGGGCTGGGCTGCTCAACCCA TTTGGGCTGATGCTGACACATGGTTTGAGCGGCAGcaacaagaagaagaaatgcAGCGTATTCAGGCAGAGAACCAAGCAGCAATGCGTGCTGCAGAGGAGTTGCATAGGAAGAAAATGGCAGAAGAACGACAAGGGGAGAAAGAGGATGAAACAGAGATGAAGGATGATCCAATGGCAAGGGCTGAAGCTGAAGTTTCGAAACAGAATAACTAG